A stretch of the Solanum dulcamara chromosome 6, daSolDulc1.2, whole genome shotgun sequence genome encodes the following:
- the LOC129891590 gene encoding probable glycosyltransferase At5g03795 encodes MGFCAFRKSFKLFRWWGFLRPFSVMLIVVVMVGVLLMVQTKMKDLIQKNRVFVQFDVQEKVEMKNLEPMKVQNRSNKGEILSTSYSPYHDWELFAADYEEMMKTFKIFVYPDAFMTNKFSTFSSIFLPHTNPFDPKLGNYFSEHMFKIALLGSPFVTQNPKEAHFYFMPFSINVMRNHPRVHSASAIEDFVAGYTDRVRSEFKFWNASGGADHFYVYCHSIGRDAASKHQELHHNSIQVTCSSSYFQRLYIAHKDIGLPQVWPRQHEEVLNSPDVRYKLVFFAGRVQNSLARRDLLELWKNDSSFDIFSGSSSFPYKEGFRRSRYCLHVKGYEVNTARVSDAIQHGCVPVLISNYYDLPLANIFDWSKFSIIVNERDVPHLKKILLSVPERTYLNMYKNLGIVRRHFAWYSSPKKYDSFHMTVYQLWLKRGLHRIDW; translated from the exons ATGGGTTTTTGTGCTTttagaaaaagttttaaacttttCAGATGGTGGGGTTTTCTCAGGCCCTTTTCTGTTATGTTGATTGTAGTTGTAATGGTGGGTGTTTTACTAATGGTACAAACAAAAATGAAGGATTTGATACAGAAAAATCGAGTTTTTGTTCAGTTTGATGTTCAAGAGAAAGTGGAAATGAAGAATCTTGAACCAATGAAGGTGCAAAATAGGTCTAATAAAGGTGAAATTTTGTCAACTAGTTATAGTCCATATCATGATTGGGAGTTATTTGCTGCTGATTATGAAGAAATGATGAAAACCTTTAAGATATTTGTGTATCCTGATGCTTTTATGACCAACAAGTTTTCGACTTTTTCGAGTATTTTTCTTCCACATACAAACCCCTTTGATCCAAAATTGGGAAATTACTTTAGTGAACACATGTTCAAGATTGCTCTTTTGGGTAGTCCCTTTGTTACTCAGAATCCAAAAGAGGCTCATTTTTACTTTATGCCCTTTTCGATCAACGTTATGCGAAATCACCCTCGCGTGCATTCTGCATCCGCGATTGAAGATTTTGTTGCTGGATATACTGATAGAGTTAGATCAGAGTTTAAATTTTGGAATGCATCTGGTGGTGCTGATCATTTTTATGTGTACTGTCATTCTATTGGTCGAGATGCTGCCTCTAAGCATCAAGAATTGCATCATAACTCAATTCAGGTTACTTGTTCGTCCAGCTACTTTCAGAGGCTATACATTGCCCACAAAGACATCGGGTTGCCTCAAGTTTGGCCTCGCCAACATGAGGAAGTGTTGAACTCTCCAGATGTGAG ATACAAGCTTGTGTTCTTTGCTGGTCGCGTCCAAAATTCTCTTGCAAGACGAGATTTATTGGAGCTATGGAAGAACGATAGCTCCTTTGATATATTCTCGGGGAGTTCATCTTTCCCTTACAAGGAAGGATTTCGGAGAAGTAGATACTGCCTCCACGTCAAAGGTTACGAGGTGAATACAGCTAGAGTCAGTGATGCTATTCAGCATGGTTGTGTCCCTGTACTAATTTCGAACTACTATGATCTTCCATTAGCCAACATATTCGATTGGAGCAAGTTCTCAATTATTGTTAATGAAAGAGATGTTCCACACTTGAAGAAGATATTGCTCTCTGTGCCTGAACGAACGTACCTCAACATGTATAAGAACCTAGGCATCGTGAGAAGGCACTTCGCGTGGTATAGTAGCCCGAAAAAATACGATTCCTTCCATATGACAGTATACCAACTTTGGCTCAAAAGGGGACTACATCGAATCGATTGGTGA
- the LOC129891591 gene encoding uncharacterized protein LOC129891591 — protein sequence MVSIEQVDSPAAGKTSTAAAEVVAPPSGYVSDGYETASDTELKETESGSNRESENTMNTASSSSDGDLLKEKTEQQPEVNQEQLNEKALAQAIDAKVEGNTLFKDGLYEEALSKYELALQVAADIPSSTEIRSICHANCAACFSKLGKHEETIKECTKAVELNPTYIKALVRRAEAHEKLEHFEEAITDMTKILELEPSHDQARRTVMRLKPLADEKREKMKEEMIGKLKEMGNSILGRFGMSVDNFKTVKDPNTGSYSVQFQK from the exons ATGGTGTCGATTGAACAAGTAGATTCGCCGGCCGCCGGTAAAACTTCGACGGCGGCGGCGGAGGTGGTAGCGCCGCCGTCTGGTTACGTGTCCGATGGGTACGAGACTGCGAGTGATACAGAATTGAAGGAAACCGAAAGTGGAAGTAATAGGGAATCTGAAAATACGATGAATACGGCGTCGTCTTCTTCTGATGGAGATTTGTTGAAGGAGAAGACGGAGCAGCAGCCTGAAGTAAATCAGGAACAGTTGAATGAG AAAGCCTTGGCTCAAGCAATTGATGCAAAAGTTGAAGGCAATACATTGTTTAAGGATGGGCTTTATGAAGAGGCATTGTCAAAATATGAGCTAGCTTTACAAGTTGCAGCAGATATTCCTTCGAGTACTGAAATTCGTTCAATATGCCATGCTAATTGTGCAGCTTGTTTCTCCAAACTG GGGAAACATGAAGAGACAATCAAGGAATGCACAAAAGCAGTAGAACTAAATCCTACATATATAAAGGCTCTGGTTAGAAGAGCAGAGGCACATGAAAAGCTTGAACACTTTGAGGAGGCTATTACTG ACATGACAAAAATCTTGGAATTGGAACCCTCACATGACCAAGCTAGGAGAACTGTGATGCGTCTAAAGCCATTAGCTGATGAGAAGCGAGAAAAGATGAAAGAAGAGATGATAG GCAAGCTCAAAGAAATGGGAAATTCCATTTTGGGCCGATTTGGTATGAGCGTTGACAACTTCAAAACAGTTAAAGATCCAAACACCGGTTCCTACTCCGTTCAATTTCAGAAGTGA